From a single Cotesia glomerata isolate CgM1 linkage group LG6, MPM_Cglom_v2.3, whole genome shotgun sequence genomic region:
- the LOC123266684 gene encoding transmembrane protein 70 homolog, mitochondrial, with translation MSLIIKLRCMTRNLSCNLNQLTVQSRKFEILRPRNLRCFSSKTEESDLEEIHEGGLTKVIKGVKIFSLSTSAATLLIQPFIIPTALQSGGMGAAAGLAVSFGMFAVLTPMFLHIFAGRYVTDIHYDKKRDLYIASTWSIFLRKKKFEFTPKDVEKPGLAQLLTTVLVKGRPMFFILEDFSDLRHYELIMGYDKPMDFGFEKSLENSEPVEEKIKVKKAN, from the exons atgtcattaataattaaattaagatgcATGACAAGGAATTTATCCTGCAATTTGAATCAGCTGACAGTCCAAAGTAGAAAATTTGAG atattaagACCAAGAAATCTGAGATGTTTCTCCAGCAAGACGGAAGAAAGCGACCTGGAGGAGATCCACGAAGGAGGATTGACAAAAGTGATCAAAGGAGTGAAGATTTTCTCCCTGAGCACCTCTGCAGCGACACTCTTGATCCAGCCGTTTATTATTCCGACGGCTCTTCAGTCTGGAGGCATGGGAGCTGCCGCGGGTCTTGCTGTGTCTTTTGGAATGTTTGCGGTTTTAACGCCCATGTTTTTGCACATCTTCGCCGGGCGGTATGTCACTGATATTCATTATGATAAAAAGAGGGACTTGTATATTGCCAGCACTTGGAGTATTTTTCTACGCAAGAAAAAG TTTGAATTTACACCAAAAGACGTAGAAAAACCAGGCTTGGCGCAATTACTCACTACAGTTCTCGTAAAAGGACGACCTATGTTCTTCATCCTTGAAGACTTCTCAGACCTAAGACACTACGAATTAATAATGGGCTACGACAAACCTATGGACTTTGGGTTCGAAAAATCTTTAGAAAATTCCGAGCCAGTCGAggagaaaataaaagtaaagaagGCTAACTAA